One part of the Arabidopsis thaliana chromosome 4, partial sequence genome encodes these proteins:
- a CDS encoding SCD6 protein-like protein (SCD6 protein-related; BEST Arabidopsis thaliana protein match is: Galactose oxidase/kelch repeat superfamily protein (TAIR:AT4G19260.1); Has 295 Blast hits to 227 proteins in 98 species: Archae - 0; Bacteria - 0; Metazoa - 56; Fungi - 76; Plants - 114; Viruses - 0; Other Eukaryotes - 49 (source: NCBI BLink).): MERETSSSSTPPEDLVTSMIGKFVAVLSNNDIRYEGVISLLNLQDSKLGLQNVVRVYGREVENDNEQRVFQVLKEVHSHMVFRGSDIKLLAAQETLFLKLKLVILIAPIADNEAHVTVFRFRARHNSAIGHVGSLITTEDVRIEGVISHVKFHDSMIFMKNCMCYGTEGRTKRRRSIVACNQLAGSIHFKFRDIKALEIIFVRELLHNDDREFADQFPLLSRSHICHRQGGV; this comes from the exons ATGGAGCGTGAGACTTCGTCATCTTCAACTCCTCCGGAGGATCTTGTTACATCGATGATCGGAAAGTTCGTCGCTGTCTTGTCTAACAACGACATACGATACGAAGGCGTTATTAGCCTTCTCAATCTGCAAGATTCGAAATTAGGTCTCCAAAACG TCGTTAGGGTTTATGGAAGAGAGGTTGAGAATGATAATGAGCAACGAGTGTTCCAGGTTCTTAAAGAAGTTCACAGTCACATGGTATTTAGAGGAAGTGACATTAAG TTGCTTGCTGCACAAGAAACACTTTTCTTGAAGCTTAAACTGGTTATTTTAATTGCACCAATAGCAGATAACGAAGCACACGTTACTGTGTTTAGATTTCGAG CTAGGCATAATTCTGCTATAGGGCACGTAGGTAGCTTGATTACTACCGAAGACGTGAGGATTGAGGGGGTTATCAGCCATGTTAAATTTCATGATTCGATGATATTCATGAAGAATT GTATGTGTTATGGTACTGAGGGGAGGACGAAGAGAAGACGTTCAATAGTAGCTTGCAATCAATTAGCTGGTTCAATCCACTTCAAATTCAGAGACATTAAA GCTCTCGAAATCATCTTTGTTCGGGAACTTCTACACAATGATGATCGTGAGTTTGCTGATCAGTTTCCTCTACTAAGTAGATCACACATTTGTCATCGCCAAGGTGGCGTCTGA
- the EMB3006 gene encoding embryo defective 3006 (embryo defective 3006 (EMB3006); Has 30201 Blast hits to 17322 proteins in 780 species: Archae - 12; Bacteria - 1396; Metazoa - 17338; Fungi - 3422; Plants - 5037; Viruses - 0; Other Eukaryotes - 2996 (source: NCBI BLink).), which produces MEKPGHETDIAGSRRTHLKKSFKSTLRHLLTACSKQDFVDIFSKFSGAEQELLFQLYTRVVVNLHQTIEEEFDEQCHETQVGPILDTVEELVEEQSLDPLFSDKTDVMAIAYDLTTSKKNEIQKLTVLLQRAEEQNRQKEARISMLKKQTQDLSGTADRIEKLNAGVSGYFEGKDKLPPI; this is translated from the exons ATGGAGAAACCGGGTCATGAAACGGATATTGCGGGTTCAAGACGAACCCATCTGAAGAAATCATTCAAATCCACTCTTCGACATCTTCTCACTGCTTGCTCCAAACAG gattttgttgatattttctCGAAATTCAGTGGGGCTGAGCAAGAACTGCTTTTTCAGTTGTATACTCGG GTTGTTGTGAATTTGCATCAGACAATAGAG GAAGAGTTTGATGAACAATGTCACGAAACTCAG GTCGGACCAATTCTTGATACAGTCGAGGAGCTGGTCGAAGAACAGAGTTTGGATCCCTTGTTTTCTGATAA GACTGATGTAATGGCAATAGCATATGATCTTACAACATCTAAGAAGAACGAGATACAAAAGTTAACAGTTTTGCTCCAAAGG GCTGAAGAACAGAATCGCCAGAAGGAAGCCCGGATCAGCATgctcaaaaaacaaacacaagatCTCTCAGGCACAGCGGACAGAATCGAAAAG CTGAATGCCGGGGTCTCCGGCTACTTTGAAGGAAAAGACAAGCTACCTCCAATATAG
- a CDS encoding SCD6 protein-like protein (SCD6 protein-related; BEST Arabidopsis thaliana protein match is: decapping 5-like (TAIR:AT5G45330.1); Has 434 Blast hits to 421 proteins in 182 species: Archae - 0; Bacteria - 0; Metazoa - 168; Fungi - 126; Plants - 83; Viruses - 0; Other Eukaryotes - 57 (source: NCBI BLink).) — translation MKTVTSQHPSSLSPPSFLPPQIPVEAYIGSFVTLIANFDIRYEGILCFLNLQESTLGLQNVVCYGTEGRNQNGVQIPPDTKIQNYILFNGNNIKEIIVQPPTWGLARGSTCSKSCLAPNPPLPIIVSPNNRSDDKILQQFPLISNENLIQPQAKTESNAFSVNGSVNDRFPIASQPQFPSYFYDPYVYQSMPYAELSQAPIWTNIMHDSSAFKNSVRYDFEAMTKNAKQYNIWGPSQTKEEESSKPTYNIDGSSYKISRTPFEPIGRP, via the exons ATGAAAACTGTGACTTCTCAGCATCCTTCTTCATTGTCACCACCATCTTTTCTTCCTCCACAAATTCCCGTCGAAGCGTACATAGGAAGTTTCGTCACTCTGATTGCTAACTTCGATATACGTTACGAAGGcatactctgttttctcaaTCTCCAAGAGTCGACTCTAGGTCTTCAAAACG TGGTATGTTATGGAACAGAAGGAAGGAACCAAAACGGAGTTCAAATTCCTCCGGATACTAAAATTCAGAATTACATTCTTTTCAACGGAAATAACATTAAG gaAATAATAGTTCAGCCTCCTACTTGGGGTTTAGCAAGAGGATCTACATGTAGTAAATCTTGTCTTGCCCCAAACCCACCGCTTCCTATAATTGTCTCACCAAACAATCGATCCGACGATAAGATACTCCAACAATTTCCATTGATCTCGAATGAAAATCTCATTCAACCGCAAGCTAAGACAGAGTCGAATGCTTTCTCAGTTAATGGATCAGTCAATGATAGATTTCCCATTGCTTCTCAACCACAGTTTCCTTCATACTTCTATGACCCTTATGTTTACCAGTCTATGCCTTATGCTGAACTTAGTCAAGCTCCTATATGGACGAATATTATGCATGACTCATCTGCCTTCAAG AATTCTGTAAGATATGATTTTGAGGCAATGACTAAGAACGCTAAGCAGTACAACATATGGGGTCCTTCCCAAaccaaggaagaagagagttcAAAG cCTACTTATAACATTGATGGATCTTCTTACAAGATCTCGCGCACTCCGTTTGAGCCTATTGGGAGACCTTGA
- a CDS encoding SCD6 protein-like protein (SCD6 protein-related; FUNCTIONS IN: molecular_function unknown; INVOLVED IN: biological_process unknown; LOCATED IN: cellular_component unknown; BEST Arabidopsis thaliana protein match is: decapping 5-like (TAIR:AT5G45330.1); Has 30201 Blast hits to 17322 proteins in 780 species: Archae - 12; Bacteria - 1396; Metazoa - 17338; Fungi - 3422; Plants - 5037; Viruses - 0; Other Eukaryotes - 2996 (source: NCBI BLink).): MKTVTSQHPSSLSPPSFLPPQIPVEAYIGSFVTLIANFDIRYEGILCFLNLQESTLGLQNVVCYGTEGRNQNGVQIPPDTKIQNYILFNGNNIKEIIVQPPTWGLARGSTCSKSCLAPNPPLPIIVSPNNRSDDKILQQFPLISNENLIQPQAKTESNAFSSSSYMDEYYA; the protein is encoded by the exons ATGAAAACTGTGACTTCTCAGCATCCTTCTTCATTGTCACCACCATCTTTTCTTCCTCCACAAATTCCCGTCGAAGCGTACATAGGAAGTTTCGTCACTCTGATTGCTAACTTCGATATACGTTACGAAGGcatactctgttttctcaaTCTCCAAGAGTCGACTCTAGGTCTTCAAAACG TGGTATGTTATGGAACAGAAGGAAGGAACCAAAACGGAGTTCAAATTCCTCCGGATACTAAAATTCAGAATTACATTCTTTTCAACGGAAATAACATTAAG gaAATAATAGTTCAGCCTCCTACTTGGGGTTTAGCAAGAGGATCTACATGTAGTAAATCTTGTCTTGCCCCAAACCCACCGCTTCCTATAATTGTCTCACCAAACAATCGATCCGACGATAAGATACTCCAACAATTTCCATTGATCTCGAATGAAAATCTCATTCAACCGCAAGCTAAGACAGAGTCGAATGCTTTCTCA TCAAGCTCCTATATGGACGAATATTATGCATGA